The sequence TTGCACATTGAACAAAGAAAGAGACATTAAGTGTGCATTGAACAAAAATGTTCTCCATTACTAACAATGTCATCCTGAGTTCAGTTTCTACCTATGAACATTTCTGTATAATCGAAGCAACGAAATGCACCACTTCAAAGCAATGCAACCGCTTCTCTTACAGATCTCCAATGTCCATTGGAGCTGGAGGAGGCACTTCTGCTTCTTCTTGCACGGGCGCCTCTTCCCTTATCTCTAACAACTCGATAAACTCTTACATAGCTTTCTGATCCAAAATGTGGAAATCCTCTTCAAGACCAACAACAGCAACAGTGCAGATTGAGCTTGTTAGCTTCTCTCCTTGTAAAGTTTCCTTGATTGCAAAGAGGGCATCTTTGATCAGATCATCACAGGTAGAGTTGGCGAAGGACTCAAATTTGCATTCCAAACAAGTTTTAGCAGATTGTGAGTGAGCACCAATAGAAAAGGCCTGGTATTCGAAGTAGTTCCCACTTGAGAAATTGTAGTAGAGGTGTGCTCCTGATTCATCCAACCCTCCAACAAGGAGACCAACACCATATGGACGTTTCCATGACCTCTGGGTGCAAACCTGCAACAAAGAGAATTAATAATACTCGGTTCATTGTCCATAGAGAACTCTGTTATGCAAGACTTTACAAGCATAGTTTGTACTCAGTTCATTGTCCATCGTGTAGTTTATTAAAACTAAGAGGAATCAAGCTAATCATATATAACGATCAGACTAATATGACTAATATTTCCATATGACAACACAAAGATTAAAGAAAATGAAGCTCAACAAAGAAATCTAAAGGTACGAAATAATAGCTGGTCATAAGATGGAGGTTCACTAACCTGCCAAGGGAATGAGGGAAGTATGTCGTATTAACAAACAAACATGTTCAAGTACCCATATTCAAGTACCATTAGTAAGGGTAGAACTAAAATTTCACATCTAGAAAGGAAGATTAAGCATTTAAAAGGAAACATCACTGATACCCCTTCCATGAGAAAGGTTTAATGAGCAACAGTACAACTCTCGCGACGTAACAAAGCTAATTAAGTAATTATTCATAAGAGTAATTGGTTATTCCTTACAAAAAAAACTTCGTGATATCAATATCTGTGAATGTAATATGTATGCCTTTAGGTCATGTGAGTTTACTACTAACTGTAATCTTTGGGTATGTACGAAACACTTATAGATGCTGAGATGTACTGCTTTATAAGGTCACTAAACTTAATCTTCATCAACAAGATTATAGAATGAGAAAAATGATTAGACCTATGCTAGCATATAAAAAATTTCTAAAGGAATACATGTATTTATATGTATGAGTTCATTAATATCTACAATCAGTTTTTCATACTGCTCTACAATTGGAACGTATACTACATGAGGGACATAGCAGTAAGCATATCATTTACACGTACCTGATGTAGTTGTATCTTCATAGTCAGTTGAGTCTCTCATACACTGTTTTCTTTAAGAGGGCAGTGAGGTCTCCATGAAGAGGAAGGAATTATTCTGCAAATTCTATATGGCTCTGCTTTTGAACGTATGTTGTCTATATATTTAAGTGTATCGTTAAACTCCTGCAAATAGAGTTTTAAATGATCAGAAACCCAAACTTGTACAACATAGCATTCTCCGATGACATGAAAtagtaaataaagaaaaaataatggatATAATTTCTGTAAAATGGATAAAAAACAGGTGCATCCTCAAGGAAAGACCTTTGTGCAGCTTCTGGACGCCACTTTTCCATGACCTGTTTAAAGACACCATTAACATCGTAATTTAACAGCATAAACCTCTCATCATAATTAAGACCTAAATGAGCAAAGGAAAGAATGACTCAGACACCATCACTTAACCACCTTTTCGCAATTAGTACACTTAAAACACCCACGAAGAACACCTTTAGGAAGGCACGGTCTCGGAGGAAGATGTTGAGAATAAAGAACAAAAATATTCAGATCACAAATATGTGATTATAGTGAATTTCATAATGTGAAGGCCAGTTAGATTTTTCGAACTTTCAGTATAAGGATGAAGCTGATGAGGTTGTCGATCTGTAGATTCCTCATCCGAGCTATCACCTAATTTACTGTAGTGTACCCATGGTCTGTACCTAAGAGATCTCTTAAGCCTCAGACACTCATTTGCACCCGCAGAGACCATATTACTCATCAAAACTTcacctttatccatcttctttagAGTGACGGATGTAAGTAAGACAAAACCTGGTGGAGCCGACATATCAACTTTCTCTTCTTTGATAGAAAGTCATTTGCATTCAACCCCCATCGATGCTGCACATTACAAGAATGGTAAAATGTAAACTCTATATGTACATTGAGACCATATAAGCAAAATGTATACTGACAAACCAAACTACGAACACTCACTATAGGGTAATGCAGAAATAACGAGTATGTGAATGCATCCATCAAACTTCGCTGTATCATAGATCTTATCACAGTTTCTCTGGATAAGAAACAAAATCATTGAGgtttaaaaagattaaaaatgaaaTTCCCTGCATATCTTGCTGTTGAGCTGCAAATCATAAGCCAACGTGTATGTATCGAAAGAAGTCAATACCAATTTTTCAGGTCATTCATTAACTAACAAGTTATTGTTTTCTCAGTTTTTAAAATGTTATGAGCTTAAAGTAAATGATTAATCTAACTTCTTGTTATAAAGTTCCCTCTCAAACCTCAACACTTCTACAAATTACTTTTCTTTCTTTATACAATGTTCTATAATCCCCTTCCTACATGTAATCAGTTCTTGCGCATTAGACTTCTCTTTCTTTCTACCATGTTCTATTATCCCCTTCCTACATGTAATCAGTTCTTGCGCATTAGATAATCGATGGTGATTTTCTGTTGTTGAGGTTAGCAATGATCACATGGCAAACCAGGCAACACTATATCATTGAGTCTAGATATTTCAGTACACTTTGAACAATTCCAAAACAATGAACGAGCATAACAACTACATATACAAATCAAAGTAAAGCAAAACTAACTAGCTGCATAACACAAGAATAGCTAGTTCTAGTCCACCTTCATACACGACTAGCTAATCTTTAATCAACCAGAAACTGAAATTTCAATCTACAAATATTTGATTCATTCTCATAAATAGACTTAAAAGGTCATAAGCATACATTCTCATAAATAGACTTAAAGGGTCATAAGCAGATAAGTATTCAAATCTGGATAAGAAACTAGCTGCATAACGTGAACCCAAGATCTGAATCTATAACAAGGATCATAAGCAAATGAGCTAAGTTCAAAAATATAAACTTTCCTCTAAGAACCCAAAAACACTAGAAACCAGTGaaacaaaagattaaaaaaatctatcaaaatcCCTAGCTCCGTAGTCATAAATAAGTTTAAAATcgtgaatcaaattaaacaacctCATTCGATCTATAATCTTGAATCAAATCGAACAACTTCATTCTATCTATGCAAAAACAAGTTTACCAGTTTATAATTATTGACCATCAATcacgaaaacaaaaacaaattagaTAAATCTGACGAAAAAAATCAGATCAAGAACTAGAGAAAGGAGGAATTGAAGTCAAAGTTACCTTTGTTGGAAGATGTAGAACTAGAGAAAGGAGGAATTGAAGTCAATCGGCTGACCAGCGATGATGATATAGAAAGTATAATATCGCAAGAGTATGAGCAGGGGAGGAGGAGAAGGAGGAGCCGTTTCTGGaataggaaaagaaagagaaagagaatgggATAGAAGGATAGAAACTAGGGTTATAACGTGTTACCTTGCACACGGTTGGTTCGCAC comes from Papaver somniferum cultivar HN1 chromosome 7, ASM357369v1, whole genome shotgun sequence and encodes:
- the LOC113293775 gene encoding proteasome subunit alpha type-1-A-like, encoding MKIQLHQVCTQRSWKRPYGVGLLVGGLDESGAHLYYNFSSGNYFEYQAFSIGAHSQSAKTCLECKFESFANSTCDDLIKDALFAIKETLQGEKLTSSICTVAVVGLEEDFHILDQKAM